A genomic region of Papaver somniferum cultivar HN1 chromosome 7, ASM357369v1, whole genome shotgun sequence contains the following coding sequences:
- the LOC113299652 gene encoding pyruvate kinase, cytosolic isozyme-like, protein MANIDIEGILKELPNDGRIPKTKIVCTLGPASRSVEMISKLLKAGMNVARFNFSHGSHSYHQETLDNLKIAMQKTEIMCAVMLDTKGPEIRTGFLVDEKPVQLKEGQEVTISTDYDLKGDGKTITMSYKKLPEDVKPGNTILCADGTITLTVLSCDVGAGTVKCRCENTAVLGERKNVNLPGIVVDLPTLTEKDKEDIMEWGVPNKIDMIALSFVRKGSDLVNVRTLLGPHSKSIQLMSKVENQEGVVNFDEILRETDSFMVARGDLGMEIPVEKIFLAQKMMIYKCNLVGKPVVTATQMLESMIKSPRPTRAEATDVANAVLDGTDCVMLSGESAAGAYPELAVKIMARICIEAESSLDYNAIFKEMIRSTPLPMSPLESLASSAVRTANKARATLIVVMTRGGTTAKLVAKYRPAVPILNVVVPVLTTDSFNWTCSDETPARQSLCYRGLIPLLAEGSAKATDTESTEVILEAALKSATKRNLCKPGDAIVALHRIGGASVIKICVVKS, encoded by the exons ATGGCGAATATTGATATTGAAGGGATCTTAAAGGAATTACCAAATGATGGTAGAATTCCAAAGACAAAGATTGTTTGTACACTTGGACCAGCTTCTAGATCTGTTGAAATGATTTCAAAGCTATTGAAAGCTGGAATGAATGTTGCTAGATTCAATTTCTCACATGGGAGTCATTCATATCATCAAGAGACTTTGGATAATCTTAAAATTGCTATGCAGAAAACTGAGATCATGTGTGCTGTTATGCTCGATACTAAG GGACCTGAGATCCGAACTGGATTCCTTGTGGATGAAAAACCTGTTCAACTTAAAGAGGGCCAGGAAGTTACAATCTCCACAGACTACGACTTGAAAGGGGATGGAAAGACAATTACTATGAGTTACAAAAAGCTTCCAGAAGACGTGAAGCCTGGAAATACCATCTTGTGTGCCGATGGAACCATCACGCTCACTGTGTTGTCTTGTGACGTAGGTGCAGGAACTGTGAAATGTCGATGTGAGAACACTGCTGTCctaggagagagaaagaatgTAAATCTCCCTGGTATCGTGGTTGATCTCCCCACTCTTACAGAGAAGGACAAAGAGGACATCATGGAATGGGGTGTTCCCAACAAGATAGATATGATTGCTCTATCGTTTGTGCGCAAGGGCTCAGATCTTGTCAATGTCCGAACGCTCCTTGGACCACATTCAAAAAGCATTCAGCTGATGTCAAAG GTTGAAAATCAGGAAGGAGTGGTCAACTTCGATGAGATCCTTCGCGAGACAGATTCTTTTATGGTTGCTAGAGGTGATCTTGGGATGGAGATTCCAGTAGAGAAGATCTTTCTTGCACAGAAGATGATGATCTACAAGTGCAACCTTGTTGGGAAGCCTGTGGTCACTGCCACCCAGATGCTTGAGTCGATGATCAAGTCCCCAAGACCCACCAGGGCTGAAGCCACTGATGTTGCCAATGCTGTCCTAGACGGTACTGACTGTGTCATGCTCAGTGGTGAGAGTGCTGCCGGGGCCTACCCAGAGCTTGCCGTGAAGATCATGGCCAGGATATGTATCGAAGCTGAATCTTCCCTTGATTATAATGCCATCTTCAAGGAAATGATTAGGTCTACCCCACTTCCAATGAGCCCGTTGGAAAGTCTTGCCTCTTCTGCTGTCCGGACAGCTAACAAGGCTAGAGCCACCCTTATTGTTGTGATGACTCGTGGTGGAACTACAGCAAAGTTGGTAGCTAAGTACAGGCCAGCAGTACCAATCCTTAACGTAGTGGTCCCAGTTCTGACAACTGACTCCTTCAACTGGACCTGCAGTGATGAAACTCCAGCAAGACAGAGTCTTTGCTACAGAGGACTAATTCCGTTACTTGCCGAAGGTTCAGCCAAGGCCACAGACACGGAATCAACTGAGGTGATTCTGGAAGCTGCCCTCAAGTCTGCAACTAAGAGGAATTTGTGCAAACCTGGGGATGCAATTGTGGCACTCCATCGTATTGGGGGAGCCTCAGTCATTAAGATCTGTGTTGTGAAGTCTTAA